The Pseudanabaena yagii GIHE-NHR1 genome segment CCTCGGCGCACCTTCAAAAAACATCTTGCCCACAGGCACGCCATAGACCTTCATCGGACTAATTGCGCCTGCGAGGCGGTCAGTTTGCCTTAAATGTTCGCGATCGCCATTGGCACGACCTTGCCGATATTGATTTAAAGTTTCTACAAATTCTGGTTTAGACATCCGTCCTACGAACTTGACATATTCTGCCCAAGTTTTGCCCCATTGCAGATTTTCTACCAGTTTGCGTGGTTGACCAAGGGGGAAATCGACACCTGCAATCCAAGATGGCGATCGCTGTAAAAATTCCATCCAAGTAGGAAAGTTGGTAAAGCGCTCAATCCTCTCAACTTGCAAAACTATATCATCGAGCCAAGCCTCCGCACAGACAATCGTCTTAGCTTTACTAGGTGCACTCGTAAAATCAATTCCATATATTTTCATGTATACAGTCCATTTTTGAAAGCACAGCTTTGCCGTACTTTCAAAATTTTCTCTAGGCTGGATGTTCTATCTATTCCTAACTTTAATTTCTATTTGTGCTGGTGCTTGGGATGGCGTTGCGGATGGCGTAGGTGGCGTAGGTGCACCTGTAGCTGGAGTAGGTACACCTGATGGAGATGCAAGGGGAGTAGGAGGTGCTGCGATCGCCTTATCCTTTAGTGCGACTTTTAACTGATAGGGAGTCTCAGGCGCACCTGCAATAACTCTTAGCTGAACCAAATATGTACCATCCGCTGGGATATCTAATTCTGTACTTGGCACATTGACCGTACCAGGTATCCCCACTCCCTGCTCATTCAAGATACTCAGTAATACTCCATTCCCTGTAACTGTCGCACTCAGCAATTGTCCAGCCTTAGCCGTAATCTTGTAGGCATGAACTGCATTCCCCGATATTTTGTTAGGAATCACTAACGATTCCTTATTTGCCTCCACTGTAAGTACCTGATTCACCGCTTCTGGATTGGGGTTAGTAGTAGCAATAGGATTTGTTGGTTCGGTAGAAATTGGCTTAGGGATAGGAGGCGCATTATTGACAATTACCGATTGCTGATTATTCCGCATCATTGCTGGCAGGGCAAATGCAGCAATTACGGCAACTAAAGCTAAAAGCCCCCCAAACAAAAATAGGACTCCAGAGTTAGAACTAGATGATGGAGATGCTGATACAGTGCGGCGCGTTGATGGGCGATCGCTAATGGACTTGGAACCATTATTAGAGAGGGCTAGGCGACTGGACTCAGTAAGAATGGTTGATCTGACGATCTTGCTGGTAGTAGCTTGGCGCTCAACTTCAGTCATCGTCGCAAATGTAGTAATACCTTGATTGACTTCACGCACCGACTGATAGCGTTGAGTGTAGTGATAGCGCACCATTCTTGTTAAAACCATAGCTAAGCCATTGCTCACCTTCGCTTTGTCCCGCCACACTAATTCGCCTGTAGATGGATCTGTGGGTAAGTCCGTGGGGGCATAGCCCGTGAGCGCCTTAATCGCTACCATGCCTAATGCGTAGATGTCACTACTGTAATTCGGGCGACCTGCACATTGCTCACTAGGCATATAGCCAGGTGTCCCAATCGTTACAGTGAAGCGTGACTCGCCTTTTTCATCGGCTGTCAATTTTGTATTAGCATCCTGCATCGCTCTGACTGCGCCAAAGTCAATGAGGACAATTTTTTGATCTTTCTTACGGCGAATTAAATTATCTGGCTTGATGTCGCGGTGAATTACGCCTTCAGAATGAACAAACTCTAAAACTTCCAGAACATCTTTTAAGATCTTGAGGACTTCAACTTCACCAAGCTGCTTATCTCTGGGGGGAGCATCAATATTTTGTAGTTCCTCAAGAATCTGTTCTTGGGTCTGATGATCGAGGTCGGATACTTCGGGCAGAGGGGCTTTTAATTCGTCATAGAGCGATCGCCCTTCGATAAATTCCTGAACCAAGAAAAACTGTTTATCTTCCTCAAAATAGGCAAGCAACTGCGGAATTTGATCATGCTTTCCTAGTTTTTCGAGGGTTTCGGCTTCAGTGTTAAATAGCCGCCTTGCTTCACGAATAAAGTTAGGATCATCACTAGCAGGCTTGAGTTGTTTGACGACACAGGGGGGCGAACCCGGACGACGCATATCCCTAGCGATGAAGGTCTGCCCGAAACCTCCCGCACCGATTTTTTTAATTAATTTATAACGTCCGTCGAGTACTTTGGCTGGCATGGCGATCGCCTCTTTAGTTATGAGCTAAGGATATATGAGGGCATCTTACTAATTTTATAATTTCTAATCTTATAATTTTACGGTTCTACGTTTCATTCTTTCGTAGACTGGAAAAGCTGTAAGAAACTGATAATGAGAATTCTGGATTTGATAGTTGTCATATTATAAATAGCTATATTAAGTCGTATCATGGGGATCTAAACAAAATATTTTCAAGCCTCAAAGTGAATGAATCTGATTGTGGAAACGGATGTACTTACAAAAAAAGTCCAGAAAATTGACGATGAACTGTCCAAGCGATCGCTAGCCCTTGATCCTAGCGGCTACTTTATAATTTATGTTGATCGCCAGCAAAATTTAATTTGTGCGAAACACTATAGCAACTTCATTAATGAACAGGGCTTAGCCGTTGATCCTGAAACTGGCAAACCAATTCCTGCAAGAGGCAAAGTAGATCGTCAAGCGGTGCAATTGTTTACAGGTCGAACTGCTAAGGAACTCTGTGTGGAAATCTTTGAAAAAACACAACCTTGTCCTGTTACACTATTCGACCATGCCGCTTATTTGGGGCGAGAAGCACAACGCGCAGAATTAGCGTTATTGCAGCAGCAGGAATATATCCAAGACTGAATCCTGAAATATTACGATGAAAGGCGCTTGCTGCTGGGTATCGTGATCCTCTAAATATAGTCATAGAATAATCATTAAATTTAGTCATAAGCGCCAGATGTCACCTTCGAGCATCACCTCAATCAATAATTGGTGGGAAATCCAAGTTCTTGCTGAACAGGCATTAGAAGAACAAATTTTTTGGCGATTACAAAGTTTTGGTTGCCAAGGTATGGTGACACAAAAAAAAGATGGACAGATTCGCGTTAATAGCTATCTGCCTATTGAGAAAGGGCAGGTTTTAGATTTAGCAGCTCTGGCGCTATTGCTCAAACAAGATGCGATCGCCTGCAATTACGAGGCTCCGATTACGCAGTGGACAGTCATCAGCGATGAGGACTGGTCATCAAGCTGGAAGCAACATTGGAGTCCACAGGAAATCGGCGATATGTTGGTAATTTATCCTGCTTGGATTGATCCACCGACAGATAGCGATCGCAAAATTTTACGACTTGATCCTGGTAGTGCCTTTGGTACAGGTGCTCATGCAACGACACAGTTATGTTTAGAAGCTCTAGAAATGCGCCTTTGGGGAGTAAAGCCAGAAGATAATATTGTCGTGGCGGATGTCGGATGCGGTTCAGGAATTCTCAGTATTGGGGCTTTGTTAATTGGTGCAAGCCAAACCTATGCGATCGACAATGATATTTTGGCGATCAAAGCAACTAATCACAATCGCCAACTTAACGACATCCCTGAAGAAAAAATCTGGGTACAGGAAGGCAGTATTCAAGATTTGATTGCGAATATGCCTGCTCCTGCCAATGGATTTACTTGCAACATTCTCGCCGATATCATTGTTGATATGGTTCCCTATTTCGATCAGTTAGTCGATGAGAATGGCTGGGGAATTTTGAGTGGTATTTTAATCGAACAAGTCCCCAAGGTCGCGGATGCCCTAGATGCCCACAAGTGGGTGGTTGCCACTTTTTGGAAGCGTCAGGAATGGGCTTGTTTAACAATTAGGCGATCAGAATATTAAAAAGGAAAGCGCTATGCGCTTTCCTTTTTAATATTAAATTGGACGGGCAACCATAATACCGATCGCATGATCGACACGCTCGACATAACGCTGTAAATCAGGAGAGATTTTGACCTTTCCTGATGGGGAAGCATGGATGAAGCTGGTATTTTTTGGCGTGAGATAAACTAATCCTGTATGAGTAGTATCTAAACCTTTGATATCTGTCACTACAGCAATAATATCGCCAGATTTTAATGAGGGATAAATCGAATGGATTTTATGAGAGGGAATATAGCGCAATGGCTGCGATCGCATTTCCAGTTCCATTCTCTTTTCCGTTGCCAAAATACATTGATAATTGGCTTCACTATTCTTGAGACGAGGATATTTTTGCCAATGGCTACTCATAAAGTTTAGGGATTTGTTAAGCGGAATGCCACCTAGCTCCTCAGTGCGATCGCTTACAATACCTCGTTTCTGATTATCACGTATCCATTCCGAGAAGTAATGCAAACGGCTGCAATAGCCATCTAGCTTACCATCTGCATAACGTACTTCTTGAATATTCTGGACGAAGTTCTCATAGGAGGGATTCGCGGCTAATAAATTGCGTGAGAAGGCTAAAACTGTCTCTACAAATAGCACACAGTCAAATTCTGTAAATGAGACAAATAGTTTTTCTGTTTCCCCTTGATCTAATAATCCTTCGCGATAGCTTGTGCCAATGAACTGATTCGCAACAGATTTCAGAACTTCACTAAATGATGATTTTGATAATTGGCGATCGCCAAATAATTGCATTAATCGCTGATATTCTTTTCTATCTTTTGCAGAGTCTGTAGATAAATTTTGGGAAGAGTTTGGAGGTGAAGTTTTACGCTCAGTCTGTGTATTTGTTGCTGTGACAATAATCTGATCCCTTTGATCATTTTTAAAATTGGGAATGAAATAATCGCTAAAAGATAGTCCTAATAAAGTGCTTAGCAAAAATGGTTTGATAACTTGGGACATGAATTCCTAACTCGTTGCTGAGGCGTTATAAATCTCTTGAGAGATATTTATAACAAGAGAATACAAATAGCGTCGCAAAGCGACGCTATTTGTATTCTCTTGTTATATAACGCATGGTGACTAAATGATCGAAAAATAGATGCAAGATCACAGATGATTGTGCCACCCATTGGGCGGCACAATCATCTGTGATCTGCTTAAGTGGGAACAAGTTCGCCAGGACGCAATTTCATCCATTTCCCCATTTCTGAAACAAAGCTCTCACAACCGACAACATCCCATTCCATTTGAATATCGTCAGTTGATTCTGTACGGATATTAACGTTAATTGTTGGAGAAATTGCTTCAAAATCTGGATGATCGGTTAAATGGGGTTGCAGATGTAAAGCTTCGACGGAGTGGTAAGTTGTGCAGCGATCGACATAGGTGCAATTGATGCAGATACACATGGCAGTTATACCTAATTCATGGGGCTATCCTAACAAAAAAATCCCTAAGATGTTTACTGAAAGCCTATAGTAGCTATAGGGCATAAGAATAGATTCAAAACCATATGAAGCAGGACTTTAAAGCTATTCTTAGCTAGTAGAAATTTGGGAGATATTGAGAATTTTCAATTGATTTCATAACTATAAATTACTGGGAGAGCTTGTTGCAGCAGTTTTGGATTCAAAGCCCCAAGGAAATTTTGAAAAGCGTTGCAAAGCAACGCTTTTCAAAATTTGCTCGGGTCGAGATTGACCACAAAGCCCTGTATGAGGTTTAACCTGTGCTATGTATCTCTCACATCGGATTGCTATACAATACCTACTAGCAGTTTTAATTTCTTAATAATTTGTTGCATTAAATCCTATGGCACTAAAGAAAGGCACACTTGTTCGCGCAATTCGTGAAAAGCTCGAAAATAGCATTGAAGCAACGGCTAATGATACTCGCTGGTCGTCCTATATTTTTGAGACATGGGGCGAAGTATTGGAGTTTCGTGGTGATTATGTCCAAGTCAAGTTTAGTAAAGTGCCAACCCCTGTAATTTGGCTCCATAAGGATCAGTTGGAAGAGCAAGCCGCATAGTTTACAAAAAGCTCATCCTAAGGATGAGCTTTTTAATATGTGTAGAGTCTTTCATTCTCACTAAAAGCTCTGAGAATGAAAGACTTGTCATCTTTAACATTAATAATTACAGATATAGCGCTTTGCGCTTTCTCGAAACCCAAATAAATTTTGAAAAAGCTTGCTTCGCAAGCTTTTTCAAAATTTATTTGTATTACACAAACCCTAAATAGGCTATATTCGTAAGTTCATGACTATTATTTTGACTAATGATGATGGCATTGATGCAGAGGGAATTTGGTCTTTGCAAAAAGCTACAGAATTAGTATTTGGAACTAAGGGGGCGATCGCAGCACCAATACGTCAATATTCAGGCTGTGGTCATCAAGTCACGACCCATGCGCCGATCGCGATTCAGCAAAGAGCAGAACTGGGCAAGGATACCTATGCCATTGATGGATCGCCTGCGGACTGTGTAAGGGTGGCGATCGCACATTTATATAGTGATGTGAAATTGGTGCTATCAGGCATCAATCATGGTGGCAATATGGGCGTGGATGTCTATATGTCGGGGACTGTGGCGGCGGTACGCGAGGCAGCTTTTCATAATATTCCTGCGATCGCTATTTCCCATTATCGCGATCGGCGTAGAGAGTTTGACTGGAATTGGGCTGCCGAGACTTCCGCTAGGGTAATTAAGCAACTGTTAGAAATTCAACTTCCGCCGCAGTCCTATTGGAATGTGAATTTGCCTCATTTAGAGATGGCAGATCTTGATACCATTCCTGAAATTGTATTTTGCGAAAAGTCGAGTCAGCCGTTGCCGTTAGGTTTTAAAGTCGATGGCGATCGCGTAACCTATGCGGGTCGTTACAATCTTCGAGATCGCGCTCCCAATACCGATGTCGATGTCTGCTTCTCAGGCAAAATTGCAGTTACACAAATGGGGGTTTAGAACATCTGTAGTTCTTTCTCTTGAAATTAACTGTAAAGACTTGGAGCGTAGAGAACGACATTTTCTTGTTCATTGGGATCATTGCGGGACACGATCGCGTGGGCTGCCTCCGTATCACTGAGGTTATAAGGCTGATGCGGCACACCTGCGGGAATGAAGATAAAATCACCAGCCTCATTAATCACTGATTGGCTCAAACCCTTGCCATAGCGAGTTTCCACTCTTCCCTTGACTAGATAAATTGCAGTTTCATAGTCCCGATGAAAGTGAGGCTCCGCTTTGCCTCCTGCGGGAATGATCACCAGATTCATCGAAATTCCCTTTGCACCCGCAGTAGTGCCAGATATACCAACAAAATAGGGCAGCTTTTGCAGAGTGGCGGTTTCACTGTCTGGACGAACTGTGATGATTTGGCTGGAATGGTCAGGTAATTGCTCAGAAACAGAATTAACCATAGCAATTTCAAGTAAGTTTGGTAGATAGCATTAGCATAGTCACGACAAATGCTAATTACATCATAATAACCAAAAAAATATAGTAGAGGGTATTAGTGAAGCCAGATAAATATTTAAAAGCGCGGCTTCGCCGCGCTTTTAAATATTTATCTGGCTTTTAATTCAACGCAACGCTCTGTAATTCAACCTTTTACACAGATAATCTGCTTCAAAGTCGCGACTACTTCTACGAGATCGGATTGCTGATTCATCACTTGCTCAATCGGTTTATAAGCCGCAGGAATCTCATCAATGATGCCTGTGTCCTTACGACATTCAATTCCTTTAGTCTGCTGAATCAAATCATCTAAAGTGAACTGATCCTTCGCTTTACTGCGAGAGCTTAGTACAGGACAAAAAGTTGCAAAAGTAGGCAGGGAGGGGTTTTATAAAAGATAACCACATCGTAAATAAAACCCCTATGAAAGAGATTAACCTATTCCGAGAAAAGTTGCAGCAACATCTGCAATGGAATAGAGCAAGACTAGCCTTTGTGTCCATGTTCTTGATCGCGCTAATGCGAGTAAAGACAGTAAACCTAGCTGAAATTGCCACAGGATTTAGTGGTTATGCCAAAGTCGAATCACACTATAAGAGGTTACAGAGATTTTTTCGAGACTTTGAAGTGGACTATGAAAAGATCGCACTCATGGTCGTCAAAGTCATGCAAATCCCCGAACCTTGGGTAATTTCTATCGACCGCACCGATTGGGAATTCGGTAAAACCGTGTTTAATGTGCTGACATTGGGAATAGTGCATTACGGTATTGCATTCCCGTTGGTATGGATGATGCTGGACAAAAAAGGTAACTCAAACACCCGTGAGCGCTGTGAATTGTGTAATCGATTTCTGGAAATATTTGGAGACCGCAAAATCGACTTTTTGAGTGCAGACCGAGAGTTTGTCGGTGAGGATTGGTTAGATTACTTGTTGTGTGAACCATGTAACCGTTTTCGTATCCGCCGTAAAAATACTTTGCTCAATGACGGGCAGAAAAAACTGCGTGCCGACATTTGTTTTCAAGACCTCCAAGTTGGTCAGTCCAAAGTATTGTCCAAGCCCAGAAAGGTTTGGAACCATTGGCTTCGTATAGCCGCTATGCGTCTTGATGATGGCGATTTATTAATTGTCGCGACGACTCATGACCCTGATACGGCTATTGCTGACTATGCTAAGCGTTGGGCTATTGAGACTTTATTCGGGTGCTTTAAAACCCGTGGCTTTTGTTTGGAGTCCACTCATCTTCAAGATCCTGAACGTCTTTCCAAACTAATTGCTTTGCTTACTCTGGCTTTATGTTGGGCTTTTTCTTCTGGGCTTTGGTTGGCTCAACTAAATCCCCTCAAGCCTAAAAAACACGGTCGTCTTCCTAAAAGCATTTTTCGCCTTGGTTTTGATTTCCTTCGTCACATCATCTTTGACTTACATCTCAATTCTCAAGCCTTCTTTAACTCCATTAAATTTTTGTCCTGTACTTAGCTGCGAGAGAGTAACCGTCCTGCGCCATGCGAACAGGAACAATAACTTTCAGCATTTCCTTTCCCTTTGACAATGAAAGATTTTGCTCCCATTGAACCGGGGATAATGCCATAGTCTTCTGTTCTCGCTCTCACTGCACCCTTGCGCGTGACATACACATCTTCACCAAAATGAGTTTCCTTCTCAGCGTAGTTGTGATGACAATTGACCGTTAGCAGAGGCTTACATGGTTTACCACCACTAGCATACTTCTCGATAATCTTCTTAAATCGCGCCATCATGACATCACGATTGAAATGTGCATATGCTTGCGCCCATTGCAAATCACGCCAGTAAGCAGCGAATTCAGAAGTACCTGCCACAAAATAGGCGAGGTCTTTATCGGGTAGAGAAGTTCCTGCTAGTTTTGCTAAATCCTTTGCCGTCTCAATATGTCTTTGCGCTAGCATATTGCCGATATTTCGAGAACCAGAATGTAGCATTAGCCATATTTGATGATCGGTATCTATGCAGACTTCGATGAAGTGATTTCCGCCACCGAGGGAACCCATTTGCTTCATCGCTTTACTTTCTAGATGCTGAACGCCACTATGCAAATCGCGGAAGTCGCGCCATCCTTGCCAATTGAGGACAGGCTTTTCTACTTCTTTATTGTCATTAAAACCGACAGGAATCGCGGCTTCAATTTCTAAACGAATTTGCTTGAGTTTTCCCTCTAAGTGGTCATAGTGAAATGGAGTTTTGATCGCAGCCATACCGCAACCAATGTCAACGCCCACAGCCGCAGGTACGATCGCTTCTTTGGTGGCAACGACAGAACCGACGAGTGCACCTTTACCGAGATGAACATCGGGCATGAGGGCAACATGTTTGAACACAAAGGGCAAGGAGGCAACATTTTTCGCCATTTGGGTTTCCGCATGACCAAGGTCATGATCTGCCCAAGACAAGACTGGCTTGGGTGTGGAAATATCTAATTTTTGAAAAGGCATAATTTTAATGATGTTTCAATATGTAGTATATATACTACATATTGAAACATGATCATGCAATGTTCCTTACGAGGGAATGATCTTGCAGGGTAATGCTTTGCGCTGCAAAACCAAGAGAAATGTTTGAAAGCACCGCTTCGCAGTGCTTTCAAACATTTTGATTACTTTAATAGCGATCGCATTTGTTTTGCCACCAGATCAGGATGTTCAGCCTTCATCAAGGAACGTACTACAGCAACTCGCTTTGCACCTGCGGCGATCGCTTCTTCTAAGTTATGTTCATCGATACCGCCGATCGCAAACCAAGGTATCTGGATATTTTGTGCCGCGTAATTGACATACTCATAACCTGCGGCTGCTTTATTGGGTTTAGTGGGTGTGGCATGGACAGGCCCCACACCGACATAATCCACTTGATTATTCAGGGCAATCGCTAATTCTTGAGGATTAGTGGTGGATTGCCCGATGATGTATTGGGAAGCATCACCACCATTAGCATTGAGGATTTGGCTCACTGCGGCAACTGGCAAATCCGTTTGTCCCACATGGATGCCATCGGCTCCGACGGCGATCGCAATATCCACGCGATCATTTACAAGAAATAACGCATCGTATTTATGGCAAATGTCACAAAGCTGCTGGGCAAGCTGTAAACGAGTGCCGTCTTCTCCTTCCTTTTGGCGATACTGCACAATCTGCACCCCACCTTGCAGTGCTGACTCCACCACGGAGACAATGTTATCCACGGGCATAGTCACCAGATATAAACTCGCAGCTTGTAACTTTTGGCGGCGCATCTGTCCAATATTGGTTGCTTCATAACTTAGTAATTGGCTCTCTAAGGTATAGACCTGATAGCGCAATTGCTTCATTGCTGCGCCCAAATTGGGATCAACAATTTTGCCATATTCCTCTAAAACCCTGAGCGCCTCCTGCAAGCGTCCCATATTCGCTCGCAATACCGATTGCACATCCGCACGACTTACCTCATTTGCGTGACTTAATCCCGTGGCAGGGTCATCTGGGGTATTACGGGCGCGACGAAATTCTTCTCGATGCCATTGGGCGAGTTCTTGGCGCATCTGTTTACAGCGATCGCATAGGTCGAGATCTTCTAAACCAAAGCGACACCATTCTTCGATGGTGCGAATTGCCTCACGGGCGCGATCGAGATTGGCATCAAGGATGCGATAAATAATTTGTTGAGACATGGGGCAAAAAGGAAAGTTTTTCTAACTTAAGAGGAGTGTGCTTCGCACACTCCTCTTAGTTTAAAAGTCAAAATCAAAGTCAAAGGCTGGTTCGGCGCGTAATTTGCCTAAACCTAACTCTTTATCATCCATCAGCTTGATTTCGTAATAGCCCAAGATATGATGGGGCGCAGGATTGCCTCGTGAACCGCCTGTAATGCCCATGGCAATAATGACGCAGATATTACCTTTAGTATTTTTGGCCCGTTGCTTCCAACGTTTGTGATGATCACTATTGAGCGCTTTCCTGTCAAATTCGCCAAAGAGATGGAGATCATCGTTGTTCATCACCATTAAGCCCAGTTGGCAGGTATTACCGAGGATATCCTCCGCAGGATTGAAGCATAAAGCGTGGATACCACCAAAGTTATTAATTCTTTCGATTAATTCTAAGGCTTTGGGGCGGGAGGTCTGAATCATCAGTCCTGCTAAGCCTTCACTTTTTTGAGCAGATGTCGCTATAGGTTTGTCCGCAAGCTGACGATGGATATTTGTGCTGCGTAAAAACTCCACCTGTGCCCAAGGAATGGTCATCATATGGATCAGGGCATTTTCTGGCCAAAGATCCTCTTTGATCAATGGGGAATCGTCATCATCATCGTCATCTTCAACCAAGTTATGTAATTCATCTGCCAGATCGGGCATGGTCTGGACAACTACTTCAATACTTTCCTCGACATCACTATCGAGACTGGGGGCATAAATAGTGTAAGTCCCCGTTAAATTACCAAAACTAGATTTCAGGCGATTACTGTACTGTTCCCAGAATTTATTTAAGGCTTCGAGCGCCACGGTCAGCGCGATCGCTTCTTCATCGTATAGGTAGGGTCTACCACCTTCGAGAGGATGCAATGTGCCATAGATCGGCTTCATGGGTGTAGAGGCGACAGGCAATGCCCTCACCTTGCCACGAAATGGAAATGGCGGAAAATCATCTTCCATTTCCAACTCTGGAGTTTCAAACAAATTAAACAGACAGTCTTGATGTAGGAAGGTTTCTTCGATTTCATCCTCAGAACTGCCTGCAACGATCCGATGGCGAAACTTGACTAGGGATTCTTCGGTGCGGTAAAAGATCACCCCTTGCTCTAGCCCCATTTTGCCCATGACGATCGCATAGAGGGTTTCTAGATCCCATGCATCCAGCTTGATGGAAATTACCTGATGATCCCAGAGAGAGTTCCAAGGAGCATTGTGCCATAGCTGTTCAGACTGTCTATGTAGGGCTTCGGCAAATCGCTCTGGTACTACGGGAGGGTTGGCGGAAAAACTTTCTAAAATATGCGAAAAAATTTCATCAATTAAGGGGAGTCGCTCGATATATTCAACGGAAATTCCTAAATCTTGGAGTACGCCACGTAGATAAAATTGCAGTTCGCGATCGCATACCAAAATCTTTTGTGGCAAGGAGGGTTGGGCA includes the following:
- a CDS encoding DUF429 domain-containing protein, whose protein sequence is MKIYGIDFTSAPSKAKTIVCAEAWLDDIVLQVERIERFTNFPTWMEFLQRSPSWIAGVDFPLGQPRKLVENLQWGKTWAEYVKFVGRMSKPEFVETLNQYRQGRANGDREHLRQTDRLAGAISPMKVYGVPVGKMFFEGAPRMLAAGFSILPCHPTDDPHIVIEIYPALMAKAIIGKQSYKSDDKHKQTREMQLGRQAIMNYLRSPNFAETYGLSLNINDQLAWECDHDPSGDTLDAVLAAIQTAWTSRQPNYGIPNNCDRLEGWICGKL
- a CDS encoding serine/threonine-protein kinase, whose product is MPAKVLDGRYKLIKKIGAGGFGQTFIARDMRRPGSPPCVVKQLKPASDDPNFIREARRLFNTEAETLEKLGKHDQIPQLLAYFEEDKQFFLVQEFIEGRSLYDELKAPLPEVSDLDHQTQEQILEELQNIDAPPRDKQLGEVEVLKILKDVLEVLEFVHSEGVIHRDIKPDNLIRRKKDQKIVLIDFGAVRAMQDANTKLTADEKGESRFTVTIGTPGYMPSEQCAGRPNYSSDIYALGMVAIKALTGYAPTDLPTDPSTGELVWRDKAKVSNGLAMVLTRMVRYHYTQRYQSVREVNQGITTFATMTEVERQATTSKIVRSTILTESSRLALSNNGSKSISDRPSTRRTVSASPSSSSNSGVLFLFGGLLALVAVIAAFALPAMMRNNQQSVIVNNAPPIPKPISTEPTNPIATTNPNPEAVNQVLTVEANKESLVIPNKISGNAVHAYKITAKAGQLLSATVTGNGVLLSILNEQGVGIPGTVNVPSTELDIPADGTYLVQLRVIAGAPETPYQLKVALKDKAIAAPPTPLASPSGVPTPATGAPTPPTPSATPSQAPAQIEIKVRNR
- a CDS encoding DUF4346 domain-containing protein, producing the protein MNLIVETDVLTKKVQKIDDELSKRSLALDPSGYFIIYVDRQQNLICAKHYSNFINEQGLAVDPETGKPIPARGKVDRQAVQLFTGRTAKELCVEIFEKTQPCPVTLFDHAAYLGREAQRAELALLQQQEYIQD
- the prmA gene encoding 50S ribosomal protein L11 methyltransferase, with the protein product MSPSSITSINNWWEIQVLAEQALEEQIFWRLQSFGCQGMVTQKKDGQIRVNSYLPIEKGQVLDLAALALLLKQDAIACNYEAPITQWTVISDEDWSSSWKQHWSPQEIGDMLVIYPAWIDPPTDSDRKILRLDPGSAFGTGAHATTQLCLEALEMRLWGVKPEDNIVVADVGCGSGILSIGALLIGASQTYAIDNDILAIKATNHNRQLNDIPEEKIWVQEGSIQDLIANMPAPANGFTCNILADIIVDMVPYFDQLVDENGWGILSGILIEQVPKVADALDAHKWVVATFWKRQEWACLTIRRSEY
- a CDS encoding N-acetylmuramoyl-L-alanine amidase-like domain-containing protein yields the protein MSQVIKPFLLSTLLGLSFSDYFIPNFKNDQRDQIIVTATNTQTERKTSPPNSSQNLSTDSAKDRKEYQRLMQLFGDRQLSKSSFSEVLKSVANQFIGTSYREGLLDQGETEKLFVSFTEFDCVLFVETVLAFSRNLLAANPSYENFVQNIQEVRYADGKLDGYCSRLHYFSEWIRDNQKRGIVSDRTEELGGIPLNKSLNFMSSHWQKYPRLKNSEANYQCILATEKRMELEMRSQPLRYIPSHKIHSIYPSLKSGDIIAVVTDIKGLDTTHTGLVYLTPKNTSFIHASPSGKVKISPDLQRYVERVDHAIGIMVARPI
- a CDS encoding Ycf34 family protein, with the protein product MCICINCTYVDRCTTYHSVEALHLQPHLTDHPDFEAISPTINVNIRTESTDDIQMEWDVVGCESFVSEMGKWMKLRPGELVPT
- the ndhO gene encoding NAD(P)H-quinone oxidoreductase subunit O, which encodes MALKKGTLVRAIREKLENSIEATANDTRWSSYIFETWGEVLEFRGDYVQVKFSKVPTPVIWLHKDQLEEQAA
- the surE gene encoding 5'/3'-nucleotidase SurE; the protein is MTIILTNDDGIDAEGIWSLQKATELVFGTKGAIAAPIRQYSGCGHQVTTHAPIAIQQRAELGKDTYAIDGSPADCVRVAIAHLYSDVKLVLSGINHGGNMGVDVYMSGTVAAVREAAFHNIPAIAISHYRDRRREFDWNWAAETSARVIKQLLEIQLPPQSYWNVNLPHLEMADLDTIPEIVFCEKSSQPLPLGFKVDGDRVTYAGRYNLRDRAPNTDVDVCFSGKIAVTQMGV
- a CDS encoding cupin domain-containing protein translates to MVNSVSEQLPDHSSQIITVRPDSETATLQKLPYFVGISGTTAGAKGISMNLVIIPAGGKAEPHFHRDYETAIYLVKGRVETRYGKGLSQSVINEAGDFIFIPAGVPHQPYNLSDTEAAHAIVSRNDPNEQENVVLYAPSLYS
- a CDS encoding IS4 family transposase, which encodes MKEINLFREKLQQHLQWNRARLAFVSMFLIALMRVKTVNLAEIATGFSGYAKVESHYKRLQRFFRDFEVDYEKIALMVVKVMQIPEPWVISIDRTDWEFGKTVFNVLTLGIVHYGIAFPLVWMMLDKKGNSNTRERCELCNRFLEIFGDRKIDFLSADREFVGEDWLDYLLCEPCNRFRIRRKNTLLNDGQKKLRADICFQDLQVGQSKVLSKPRKVWNHWLRIAAMRLDDGDLLIVATTHDPDTAIADYAKRWAIETLFGCFKTRGFCLESTHLQDPERLSKLIALLTLALCWAFSSGLWLAQLNPLKPKKHGRLPKSIFRLGFDFLRHIIFDLHLNSQAFFNSIKFLSCT
- a CDS encoding thiamine phosphate synthase, translating into MSQQIIYRILDANLDRAREAIRTIEEWCRFGLEDLDLCDRCKQMRQELAQWHREEFRRARNTPDDPATGLSHANEVSRADVQSVLRANMGRLQEALRVLEEYGKIVDPNLGAAMKQLRYQVYTLESQLLSYEATNIGQMRRQKLQAASLYLVTMPVDNIVSVVESALQGGVQIVQYRQKEGEDGTRLQLAQQLCDICHKYDALFLVNDRVDIAIAVGADGIHVGQTDLPVAAVSQILNANGGDASQYIIGQSTTNPQELAIALNNQVDYVGVGPVHATPTKPNKAAAGYEYVNYAAQNIQIPWFAIGGIDEHNLEEAIAAGAKRVAVVRSLMKAEHPDLVAKQMRSLLK